In Leifsonia sp. ZF2019, a genomic segment contains:
- a CDS encoding ABC-F family ATP-binding cassette domain-containing protein gives MLSVQGLELRVGARLLMEDVSFRVADGDKIGLVGRNGAGKTTLTKVLAGDLLPTAGKVERSGELGYLPQDPRSGNLDDLARTRILDARGLGSIVLGMQQATLDMASDDAAVSAAAMKKYGRLEEQFHMLGGYAAEAEAASIASNLNLPDRILDQPLKTLSGGQRRRIELARILFSDARTMILDEPTNHLDADSVVWLREFLKGYTGGFIVISHDVELVGETVNRVFYLDANRQVIDVYNMGWKNYQRQRAADEERRKKERANAEKKAGALQLQAAKFGAKATKAAAAHQMVARAEKLLAGLDEVRQVDRVAKLRFPTPAPCGRTPLQASDLSKSYGSLEIFTAVDLAIDRGSKVVVLGLNGAGKTTLLRMLAGVDRPDTGQIEPGHGLRIGYYAQEHETIDVERSVLQNMVSSSPSLTETEARRVLGSFLFTGDDAHKPAGVLSGGEKTRLALAMIVVSGANVLLLDEPTNNLDPASRDEILDALAHYEGAVVLVSHDEGAVEALNPERVLILPDGVEDHWNKDYLELISLA, from the coding sequence GTGCTCAGCGTCCAGGGCCTCGAACTGCGCGTCGGCGCCCGCCTCCTGATGGAGGACGTCAGCTTCCGCGTCGCCGACGGCGACAAGATCGGCCTCGTCGGCCGCAACGGCGCCGGCAAGACCACGCTCACCAAGGTGCTCGCGGGAGACCTGCTGCCGACCGCGGGCAAGGTCGAGCGCAGCGGGGAGCTCGGCTACCTGCCGCAGGACCCGCGCTCGGGCAACCTCGACGACCTGGCGCGCACCCGCATCCTGGACGCGCGCGGGCTCGGGTCCATCGTGCTCGGAATGCAGCAGGCGACGCTCGACATGGCGAGCGACGACGCCGCGGTGTCGGCGGCGGCGATGAAGAAGTACGGCCGGCTGGAGGAGCAGTTCCACATGCTCGGCGGGTATGCCGCGGAGGCGGAGGCCGCCTCCATCGCGAGCAACCTGAACCTGCCCGACCGCATCCTGGACCAGCCGCTCAAGACCCTCTCGGGCGGCCAGCGGCGTCGCATCGAGCTGGCCCGCATCCTGTTCTCGGACGCGCGCACGATGATCCTCGACGAGCCCACCAACCACCTCGACGCCGACTCGGTCGTGTGGCTGCGCGAGTTCCTCAAGGGCTACACGGGCGGTTTCATCGTGATCTCGCACGATGTCGAGCTCGTGGGCGAGACGGTCAACCGCGTCTTCTACCTGGACGCCAACCGGCAGGTCATCGACGTCTACAACATGGGCTGGAAGAACTACCAGCGTCAGCGGGCCGCGGACGAGGAGCGTCGCAAGAAGGAGCGCGCCAACGCCGAGAAGAAGGCCGGCGCCCTCCAGCTGCAGGCCGCGAAGTTCGGCGCGAAGGCGACGAAGGCCGCGGCCGCGCACCAGATGGTGGCGCGAGCGGAGAAACTGCTCGCCGGCCTGGACGAGGTGCGCCAGGTCGACCGCGTGGCGAAGCTGCGCTTCCCGACCCCGGCTCCCTGCGGACGCACGCCGCTGCAGGCCTCCGACCTCTCGAAGAGCTACGGCTCGCTCGAGATCTTCACGGCCGTCGACCTCGCGATCGACCGCGGCTCGAAGGTCGTCGTGCTGGGTCTCAACGGTGCGGGCAAGACCACGCTGCTGCGGATGCTCGCGGGCGTCGACAGACCCGACACCGGTCAGATCGAGCCCGGTCACGGCCTCCGCATCGGCTACTACGCGCAGGAGCACGAGACGATCGACGTCGAGCGCTCGGTGCTGCAGAACATGGTGTCGTCCTCGCCCAGCCTGACCGAGACGGAGGCCCGCCGAGTGCTGGGCTCGTTCCTGTTCACGGGCGACGACGCGCACAAGCCGGCGGGTGTGCTCTCCGGCGGCGAGAAGACCCGGCTGGCGCTCGCGATGATCGTCGTGTCCGGCGCCAACGTGCTGCTGCTCGACGAGCCGACGAACAACCTCGACCCGGCGAGCCGTGACGAGATCCTCGACGCGCTGGCGCACTACGAGGGGGCCGTCGTGCTCGTCAGCCACGACGAGGGCGCGGTGGAGGCGCTCAACCCCGAGCGCGTCCTCATCCTGCCCGACGGCGTCGAGGACCACTGGAACAAGGACTACCTGGAGCTCATCTCGCTCGCCTGA
- a CDS encoding SURF1 family cytochrome oxidase biogenesis protein produces the protein MSAGGGWRFAFSKRWLGYLAFAVAFAIACGFLSNWQLARSKEAAAANALIAQNFDSKPVPLTEELPSLTAYAKNQEWTRVTVTGTYEPDRQLLARNRPFNGNPGFEVLTPLRTADGALFIVDRGWVPTGNDSDDPDTVPAPPTGTVTVVARLKASEPAISGRTASGDQVGTIQLSVVKEKLGGADVYTGAYGLLDSEDPAPATAPTPTVTTPPTQDEGLHWSYMIQWIIFAIIGFFGLGYALRTEYRKRNEDDPAEKARAAERERKRALKRTDADVEDELLDASSR, from the coding sequence GTGAGCGCGGGTGGGGGCTGGCGGTTCGCCTTCTCCAAGCGCTGGCTCGGTTACCTGGCGTTCGCCGTGGCGTTCGCGATCGCCTGCGGGTTCCTCTCCAACTGGCAGTTGGCGCGAAGCAAGGAGGCGGCGGCTGCGAACGCTCTCATCGCGCAGAACTTCGACTCGAAGCCCGTGCCCTTGACCGAGGAGCTCCCCTCTCTGACGGCGTACGCGAAGAATCAGGAATGGACGCGCGTCACCGTCACGGGCACCTACGAACCCGACCGCCAGCTGCTGGCGCGGAATCGGCCGTTCAACGGCAACCCGGGCTTCGAGGTCCTCACCCCGCTGCGCACGGCCGACGGCGCGCTCTTCATCGTCGACCGCGGCTGGGTGCCGACCGGGAACGACTCCGACGACCCCGACACGGTGCCGGCGCCGCCGACCGGTACCGTCACCGTCGTGGCGCGCCTCAAGGCCAGCGAGCCGGCGATATCCGGCCGCACCGCGTCGGGTGACCAGGTGGGCACGATCCAGCTCTCGGTGGTCAAGGAGAAGCTCGGCGGAGCCGACGTCTACACGGGCGCATACGGCCTCCTGGACTCCGAGGACCCGGCTCCCGCCACCGCACCGACCCCGACGGTGACGACACCGCCCACGCAGGACGAGGGCCTCCACTGGTCGTACATGATCCAGTGGATCATCTTCGCGATCATCGGCTTCTTCGGTCTCGGCTACGCGCTGCGAACCGAGTACCGCAAACGCAACGAGGACGACCCCGCCGAGAAGGCGCGTGCGGCCGAACGCGAGCGCAAGCGCGCCCTCAAGCGGACCGACGCCGACGTGGAGGACGAGCTCCTCGACGCCTCCTCCCGCTGA
- a CDS encoding metal-sulfur cluster assembly factor: MVATLSPALFDQVEEALKNVMDPELGINVVDLGLIYDLGWDDENNALIISMTLTSAGCPLTDVLEEQTAESLDGIVEAFRINWVWMPPWGPERITDDGRDMMRALGFAI, encoded by the coding sequence ATGGTCGCCACGCTGAGTCCGGCGCTCTTCGACCAGGTCGAAGAGGCGCTGAAGAACGTCATGGATCCCGAGCTCGGGATCAACGTCGTCGACCTCGGCCTGATCTACGATCTGGGCTGGGACGACGAGAACAACGCTCTCATCATCTCGATGACGTTGACGAGCGCGGGCTGCCCCCTCACAGATGTGCTGGAGGAGCAGACCGCCGAGTCGCTCGACGGCATCGTCGAGGCGTTCCGGATCAACTGGGTGTGGATGCCGCCGTGGGGCCCGGAGCGGATCACGGACGACGGTCGTGACATGATGCGCGCGCTCGGCTTCGCCATCTGA
- the fabG gene encoding 3-oxoacyl-ACP reductase FabG translates to MTTQRTVLVTGGNRGIGFAIAEEFVAQGHRVAVTARSGEGPEGALTVRADVTDTASIDAAFTEIEEKLGPVEIVVANAGITKDTLLMRMTDDEFDSVIETNLGGAFRVVKRANKGMLKARFGRIVLISSVVGLFGGAGQVNYASSKAGLVGMARSITRELGARGITANVVAPGFIETDMTAALPETQQAEYKKSIPAGRFASPNEVAKVVTWIAGDDAGYISGAVIPVDGGLGMGH, encoded by the coding sequence ATGACCACGCAGCGCACCGTGCTCGTCACCGGCGGCAACCGCGGGATCGGCTTCGCGATCGCCGAGGAGTTCGTGGCCCAGGGCCACCGCGTCGCCGTCACCGCCCGCTCGGGCGAGGGGCCGGAGGGGGCGCTGACCGTGCGCGCCGACGTGACCGACACCGCGTCGATCGACGCGGCGTTCACCGAGATCGAGGAGAAGCTCGGCCCGGTGGAGATCGTGGTCGCCAACGCCGGCATCACGAAGGACACGCTGCTCATGCGCATGACCGACGACGAGTTCGACAGCGTCATCGAGACCAACCTCGGCGGCGCCTTCCGCGTCGTCAAGCGCGCCAACAAGGGCATGCTGAAGGCCCGCTTCGGCCGCATCGTCCTCATCTCGAGCGTGGTGGGCCTGTTCGGTGGCGCCGGTCAGGTCAACTACGCCTCCTCGAAGGCCGGACTCGTCGGAATGGCGCGCTCGATCACGCGCGAGCTCGGCGCCCGCGGCATCACAGCCAACGTCGTCGCACCCGGATTCATCGAGACGGACATGACGGCCGCCCTGCCCGAGACGCAGCAGGCCGAATACAAGAAGAGCATCCCGGCCGGCCGGTTCGCGTCGCCGAACGAGGTGGCGAAGGTCGTCACCTGGATCGCGGGCGACGACGCCGGGTACATCTCCGGAGCGGTCATCCCGGTCGACGGCGGTCTCGGGATGGGGCACTAG
- the sufC gene encoding Fe-S cluster assembly ATPase SufC, producing the protein MSVLEIRDLHVTVETDQGTKPILNGVDLTIREGEIHAIMGPNGSGKSTLAYTIAGHPKYTVTGGTITLDGEDVLAMSVDERARAGLFLAMQYPVEIPGVTNTNFLRTAKTAIDGQAPAIRTWVTDVRESMAALRMDSSFAERNVNEGFSGGEKKRNEILQLELLKPKFAVLDETDSGLDVDALKIVSEGVNRAKANTGLGILLITHYTRILRYIKPDFVHVFVAGKVAEQGGPELADRLEEEGYDRYVDAPESASASAGELAGA; encoded by the coding sequence ATGTCTGTCCTCGAGATCCGCGACCTGCACGTCACCGTCGAAACGGACCAGGGCACCAAGCCCATCCTGAACGGCGTCGACCTGACCATCCGCGAAGGCGAGATCCACGCCATCATGGGCCCGAACGGCTCGGGCAAGTCGACCCTGGCGTACACGATCGCCGGCCACCCGAAGTACACCGTCACGGGCGGCACCATCACACTCGACGGCGAGGACGTCCTCGCGATGAGCGTCGACGAGCGTGCCCGCGCCGGCCTGTTCCTCGCCATGCAGTACCCGGTCGAGATCCCCGGCGTCACCAACACGAACTTCCTGCGCACCGCCAAGACCGCCATCGACGGTCAGGCGCCCGCGATCCGCACCTGGGTCACGGACGTCCGCGAGAGCATGGCCGCGCTGCGCATGGACTCGTCGTTCGCCGAGCGCAACGTCAACGAAGGCTTCTCGGGCGGCGAGAAGAAGCGCAACGAGATCCTCCAGCTCGAGCTGCTCAAGCCGAAGTTCGCCGTGCTCGACGAGACCGACTCCGGCCTCGACGTCGACGCGCTGAAGATCGTGTCGGAGGGCGTCAACCGCGCCAAGGCCAACACCGGTCTCGGCATCCTCCTGATCACCCACTACACGCGCATCCTCCGCTACATCAAGCCGGACTTCGTGCACGTGTTCGTCGCCGGCAAGGTGGCGGAGCAGGGCGGCCCCGAGCTGGCCGACCGCCTGGAGGAGGAGGGCTACGACCGCTACGTCGACGCGCCCGAGTCCGCCAGCGCCTCCGCCGGCGAGCTGGCCGGGGCGTAG
- a CDS encoding non-heme iron oxygenase ferredoxin subunit, with protein MGATRVLAVAELVENQATRVVVDGVAIAVVKDSAGDVHAIGDTCTHGEISLSEGFVEGETLECWAHGSQFSLLTGKPLNLPAYEPVPVYAVELIDGDVFIDPNVTKEI; from the coding sequence ATGGGTGCCACGCGCGTGCTCGCCGTCGCGGAGCTGGTGGAGAACCAGGCCACCCGTGTCGTCGTGGACGGCGTCGCGATCGCGGTCGTCAAAGACTCCGCGGGCGACGTCCACGCGATCGGCGACACCTGCACCCACGGCGAGATCTCGCTGTCCGAGGGCTTCGTCGAAGGCGAGACCCTCGAGTGCTGGGCGCACGGCTCCCAGTTCTCCCTGCTCACCGGCAAGCCCCTCAACCTCCCGGCGTACGAGCCCGTCCCCGTCTACGCGGTCGAGCTGATCGACGGCGACGTCTTCATCGACCCGAACGTTACGAAAGAGATTTGA
- a CDS encoding DUF3099 domain-containing protein, producing the protein MKTTRPTLTNLPTSPDEERHLRMIRYSVAMGIRVVCLIVAVLVPGWWAAVPIVAAVFLPYVAVVLANVHGDPRRGEAQRPGNILPMTPPPPGGGHEKQEGQ; encoded by the coding sequence ATGAAGACCACGCGCCCCACGCTCACGAACCTCCCGACCTCGCCCGACGAGGAACGCCACCTCCGGATGATCCGGTACTCGGTGGCGATGGGCATCCGCGTCGTCTGCCTCATCGTGGCGGTGCTGGTCCCGGGCTGGTGGGCGGCCGTCCCGATCGTCGCGGCGGTGTTCCTCCCCTACGTCGCCGTCGTGCTCGCGAACGTGCACGGGGACCCGCGTCGAGGAGAAGCCCAGCGTCCGGGCAATATCCTTCCCATGACGCCTCCGCCGCCGGGTGGCGGCCACGAGAAGCAGGAGGGCCAGTGA